The following proteins come from a genomic window of Aquimarina sp. MAR_2010_214:
- the gyrB gene encoding DNA topoisomerase (ATP-hydrolyzing) subunit B, translating into MSEEANKNNYSADSIQALEGMEHVRMRPSMYIGDVGSRGLHHLVYEVVDNSIDEALAGHCDAIQVTINEDNSVTTRDNGRGIPVGIHKKEGVSALEVVMTKIGAGGKFDKDSYKVSGGLHGVGVSCVNALSAHLHAFVHKDGKVWEQEYEKGKPLYPVKSTGDTDFNGTIVTFRPDPTIFQQTLEYNYDTLASRMRELAYLNKGIKITLTDKRHQDEEGNDVTETFHSEEGLKEFVRFLDTSRSAIIADVISMEGEKNDIPVEVAMIYNDSYAENLHSYVNNINTHEGGTHLSGFRRGLTATLKKYADASGMLDKLKFEIAGDDFREGLTAIISVKVQEPQFEGQTKTKLGNREVTSAVSQAVSEMLENYLEENPNDAKTIVQKVILAAQARHAAKKAREMVQRKSVMSIGGLPGKLSDCSEQDPALCEVFLVEGDSAGGTAKQGRDRMFQAILPLRGKILNVEKAMHHKVFENEEIKNIFTALGVTIGTEEDSKALNLSKLRYHKVVIMCDADVDGSHISTLILTFFFRYMKELIEAGHIYIAAPPLYLVKKGAKKQYAWNDDQRDLIVQEFGESSKIQRYKGLGEMNAEQLWDTTMNPEFRTMRQVTIDNLTEADRIFSMLMGDEVPPRREFIEKNAVYANIDA; encoded by the coding sequence ATGAGCGAAGAAGCTAATAAGAATAATTACTCCGCCGATAGTATTCAGGCGCTCGAAGGAATGGAGCATGTGCGTATGCGTCCATCGATGTATATTGGTGATGTTGGATCTCGAGGGTTACACCATTTGGTGTATGAAGTAGTAGATAACTCAATTGATGAAGCACTGGCAGGGCATTGTGATGCTATACAGGTAACTATTAATGAAGATAATTCTGTTACTACACGAGATAATGGTAGGGGTATTCCTGTAGGTATACATAAAAAGGAAGGTGTTTCTGCTTTAGAGGTTGTAATGACCAAAATTGGTGCAGGAGGAAAATTCGATAAAGATTCTTATAAAGTTTCTGGTGGTCTTCATGGGGTAGGAGTATCCTGTGTAAATGCATTATCAGCTCACTTACATGCTTTTGTTCATAAAGATGGTAAAGTCTGGGAGCAGGAATATGAAAAGGGTAAACCATTATATCCCGTTAAATCTACAGGAGATACAGATTTTAATGGTACTATAGTTACTTTTAGACCAGATCCCACAATTTTTCAGCAGACTCTTGAGTATAATTATGATACTCTGGCAAGTCGTATGCGTGAATTGGCATACCTTAATAAAGGAATAAAAATTACATTAACCGATAAGCGTCATCAGGATGAAGAAGGTAATGATGTTACTGAAACTTTCCATTCTGAAGAAGGATTAAAAGAATTTGTTCGATTTCTTGATACAAGTCGTAGTGCTATTATAGCAGATGTGATTTCTATGGAAGGCGAGAAAAATGATATCCCTGTAGAAGTGGCGATGATATATAATGACTCTTATGCAGAGAATTTACATTCTTATGTAAATAATATTAATACACATGAAGGAGGAACGCATCTTTCAGGTTTTAGAAGAGGTTTAACTGCTACACTTAAAAAGTATGCAGATGCTTCAGGGATGTTAGATAAATTGAAATTTGAGATTGCTGGAGATGATTTTCGTGAAGGATTAACAGCTATCATTTCAGTAAAAGTTCAGGAACCGCAATTTGAAGGACAAACTAAAACCAAATTAGGAAACAGAGAAGTTACTTCTGCAGTATCACAGGCTGTTTCTGAAATGCTGGAGAATTACCTTGAGGAGAATCCGAATGATGCAAAAACTATTGTTCAGAAAGTAATCCTTGCTGCTCAGGCACGTCACGCTGCTAAAAAAGCACGTGAAATGGTTCAACGTAAGTCAGTGATGAGTATAGGAGGTTTACCTGGTAAACTTTCTGATTGTTCAGAACAAGATCCTGCATTATGTGAAGTGTTTCTAGTCGAGGGAGATTCTGCAGGGGGAACCGCAAAACAAGGACGTGATCGTATGTTTCAGGCAATTCTTCCACTACGTGGTAAGATATTGAATGTAGAAAAAGCAATGCATCACAAGGTTTTTGAAAATGAAGAAATCAAAAATATCTTTACAGCTCTTGGTGTTACTATCGGAACCGAAGAAGATAGTAAAGCATTAAACCTGTCAAAATTACGCTATCATAAAGTGGTGATTATGTGTGATGCCGATGTAGATGGTAGTCATATTTCTACATTGATCCTCACATTCTTTTTCCGTTATATGAAAGAACTGATTGAGGCAGGACACATTTATATAGCTGCACCACCATTATATTTGGTGAAAAAAGGAGCCAAAAAACAATATGCATGGAATGATGATCAACGAGATTTGATTGTACAAGAATTTGGAGAAAGTTCGAAAATACAACGATATAAAGGTCTTGGGGAGATGAATGCAGAACAACTATGGGATACTACTATGAATCCAGAATTTAGAACGATGCGTCAGGTTACAATTGATAACCTTACAGAAGCAGATCGCATATTCTCTATGTTAATGGGAGATGAAGTACCACCGCGTAGAGAGTTTATAGAAAAGAATGCTGTGTATGCAAATATTGATGCATAA